In the genome of Paenibacillus sp. FSL R5-0766, one region contains:
- a CDS encoding FapA family protein, with amino-acid sequence MTQRTALEQCLNIVLSDDKCTAYLEFSKEEEGFACTIDELEQFVANKSIKQGVSREALLLFVNNPETYLKEKYKIAEGIAPIQGTDGFIKVLVGMDDTNERRPLESEDGTVDYKEVTRLNNVRSGQIIAERIAPSEGIPGRAVTGEEIPYRPGKEARFKVGKNVVINPDGSAMYAALDGLVTKTDGNKLNVFPVYEVNGDVDYNNGNIDFVGTVVIRGNVLTGFKVKAAGDIRVVGGVEGAELEAGGSIEITGGIIGYNKGLVQAGHNVKCTFIQEGNVDAGEDVLVSQSIMHSNIRAGHGVICAGTKGLIVGGSIQAGQNVSARVVGNSMSTVTSIEVGVLPKLRNELNDLRKEVREQMDSLDKTKKALTLLDQLAAAGQLTPDKMSMRIKLNATQKSALRISEETKMRIFEIEKALEDTSKARVDILKMIYGGSKIVIGRYTKFIKDPVSRISFYYHDGDITMVPYV; translated from the coding sequence GTGACACAGCGGACTGCTTTGGAACAATGTTTAAACATTGTTTTATCGGACGACAAATGCACAGCCTACCTTGAATTTTCCAAAGAGGAAGAAGGCTTTGCCTGCACGATCGATGAACTTGAACAATTTGTGGCAAACAAGAGCATCAAACAAGGTGTATCGCGAGAGGCATTATTACTTTTTGTGAACAACCCTGAAACCTATTTGAAAGAAAAATACAAAATTGCAGAAGGTATCGCTCCCATCCAAGGAACAGATGGCTTCATCAAGGTTCTGGTTGGAATGGACGATACGAATGAACGACGACCACTGGAATCGGAAGATGGAACTGTCGATTACAAAGAAGTGACCCGGTTAAACAATGTCCGTAGTGGTCAGATCATTGCAGAGCGGATCGCTCCTAGCGAGGGCATACCAGGCAGGGCAGTAACGGGTGAGGAAATTCCTTATCGTCCGGGAAAAGAAGCTCGGTTTAAAGTTGGGAAAAACGTTGTGATTAACCCGGATGGTTCTGCGATGTATGCTGCACTGGATGGGCTGGTTACCAAAACGGACGGTAACAAACTGAATGTGTTTCCGGTCTATGAAGTCAATGGTGACGTTGACTACAATAACGGTAATATCGACTTTGTAGGCACAGTTGTCATACGAGGCAATGTACTTACCGGATTTAAAGTCAAAGCAGCAGGTGACATTCGTGTCGTCGGAGGTGTCGAAGGAGCTGAACTGGAAGCAGGTGGCTCAATCGAAATTACCGGTGGTATTATTGGTTATAACAAAGGACTGGTACAAGCAGGCCATAATGTTAAATGTACTTTCATTCAAGAAGGTAACGTAGATGCAGGTGAAGATGTTCTGGTTTCCCAAAGTATTATGCATTCCAATATTCGTGCTGGTCATGGTGTCATCTGTGCGGGCACCAAAGGTCTAATCGTTGGTGGCTCCATCCAGGCTGGTCAGAACGTCTCAGCGCGTGTTGTAGGCAACAGCATGTCCACGGTCACTTCCATTGAAGTTGGTGTGCTACCAAAGCTGCGTAACGAACTCAATGATTTGCGCAAGGAAGTCAGAGAGCAGATGGATTCCTTGGATAAAACGAAGAAAGCTTTGACATTGCTGGATCAATTAGCTGCCGCTGGACAACTCACTCCAGATAAGATGTCGATGCGAATCAAGCTGAATGCTACGCAGAAATCTGCTCTTCGTATAAGTGAAGAAACGAAAATGCGTATCTTTGAAATTGAAAAGGCACTTGAAGATACAAGTAAGGCTCGTGTTGATATTCTGAAGATGATTTATGGAGGCTCTAAAATAG